One Thermococcus alcaliphilus genomic region harbors:
- a CDS encoding DUF4139 domain-containing protein — MKRKIVGGVLVVFVLLAMIVFHQTKAEESHTALALYDSAKIGVVEKTIQVELKKGINEVPLEMLKGLQIDEVTLKPLDEKVKVLGVISKELKGKDLIEANIGKEVTIKLKSGETLSGKFLGYKDGKIAIQGDGYYLISPEEIAYMKIASIGEESTADVYAIVNAEEDGKYFFKLIYRVGGIGWSSRYKLYLGDKAEFYGYVVIDNPTNKSFENTDVLLVSGDVQFYQPPQIIMERYYTLEAATKEVPQQPIQRTKLEAFYLYKLGTIDIEAFEKKLIPYIYQESEFTREYLYESHPYGGSQDVYEIISLKTSEVLPRGVVEIYKEMEDKNVLIGEQMIDHTAKGDILRLKLGRDVDLKGKTEVLEEKHGERYSYYKIKVTIENFGKESKEVIVRHYKWRGKILESSVSPIVETANYVEFKVTVSPGEKEEIIFDYEVSY, encoded by the coding sequence ATGAAGCGAAAAATTGTTGGAGGAGTTTTAGTGGTTTTTGTTCTTCTAGCCATGATTGTATTCCATCAAACGAAAGCTGAAGAGAGCCACACTGCACTTGCACTCTATGATTCAGCCAAGATTGGAGTTGTGGAAAAGACCATTCAAGTGGAGCTGAAGAAAGGCATAAATGAAGTTCCGCTGGAGATGCTTAAAGGACTTCAAATTGATGAAGTTACGCTGAAGCCTCTTGATGAGAAGGTTAAGGTTCTTGGAGTCATAAGTAAAGAGCTCAAAGGAAAGGATCTGATTGAAGCCAATATTGGAAAAGAGGTAACAATAAAACTGAAAAGCGGAGAAACACTAAGTGGAAAATTCCTGGGATACAAAGACGGGAAGATAGCAATCCAAGGAGATGGCTATTATTTGATAAGTCCAGAGGAAATAGCCTATATGAAGATAGCCTCAATCGGTGAAGAAAGTACTGCGGATGTTTATGCCATAGTAAACGCTGAGGAGGATGGAAAGTACTTCTTTAAGCTCATCTACCGGGTTGGAGGAATAGGCTGGAGCTCAAGGTACAAGCTTTACCTAGGGGATAAGGCAGAGTTTTATGGGTATGTGGTGATTGACAATCCTACGAACAAGAGCTTTGAAAACACTGATGTTCTTCTTGTTTCGGGAGATGTACAGTTTTATCAGCCTCCCCAGATAATTATGGAGAGATACTATACACTAGAGGCAGCTACAAAAGAAGTACCTCAGCAACCAATCCAGAGGACAAAATTGGAGGCTTTTTATCTCTACAAACTCGGAACTATTGACATTGAGGCGTTTGAGAAAAAGCTCATCCCTTACATCTACCAAGAGAGCGAGTTTACGCGGGAATACCTCTATGAAAGCCATCCCTACGGTGGAAGTCAAGATGTTTATGAGATTATCTCCCTAAAGACAAGTGAAGTCCTTCCCAGAGGTGTTGTGGAAATCTACAAAGAAATGGAAGACAAGAACGTCTTGATTGGAGAACAAATGATAGATCACACTGCAAAAGGCGACATTTTGAGGCTTAAATTAGGTAGAGATGTGGACTTAAAAGGAAAAACGGAAGTGCTGGAAGAAAAGCACGGGGAAAGATATTCTTACTATAAAATCAAAGTCACGATAGAAAACTTCGGCAAAGAGAGCAAGGAAGTAATTGTCAGACACTACAAGTGGCGTGGAAAAATCTTGGAAAGCTCAGTGAGCCCAATAGTAGAGACAGCCAACTACGTAGAATTCAAAGTAACGGTTAGTCCAGGAGAAAAGGAAGAAATAATCTTTGACTATGAAGTGAGTTATTAA
- a CDS encoding acetate--CoA ligase family protein has translation MDRVAKAREIIEKAKAENRPLVEPEAKEILKLYGIPVPDFKVARNEEEAVQFAREIGYPVVMKIVSPQIIHKSDAGGVKINIKNDEEAREAFRTIMENAKNYKPDADLWGVIVYKMLPLGKEVIVGMIRDPQFGPAVMFGLGGIFVEILKDVSFRVAPISKDEALEMIKEIKAYPILAGARGEKPVDIDALADIIVKVGELALELPEIKELDINPIFAYEDSAVAVDARMLL, from the coding sequence ATGGATAGAGTTGCAAAAGCTAGGGAAATAATCGAAAAGGCAAAAGCTGAGAACAGACCACTTGTGGAACCGGAGGCAAAGGAAATTCTCAAACTTTACGGCATTCCAGTTCCAGATTTTAAGGTTGCAAGAAATGAGGAAGAAGCTGTTCAATTCGCAAGAGAAATAGGCTATCCAGTTGTTATGAAGATAGTTTCTCCACAAATTATCCACAAGAGCGACGCTGGTGGTGTTAAGATCAACATAAAGAACGACGAAGAGGCTAGAGAAGCTTTCAGAACTATTATGGAGAACGCCAAAAACTACAAGCCCGATGCAGATCTTTGGGGAGTTATAGTGTACAAGATGCTCCCCCTTGGCAAGGAAGTTATCGTTGGTATGATAAGAGATCCACAATTTGGACCCGCAGTAATGTTTGGTCTTGGTGGAATATTTGTCGAGATTCTTAAGGATGTGAGCTTTAGGGTTGCTCCAATAAGCAAAGACGAAGCCCTTGAGATGATCAAAGAAATAAAGGCTTACCCAATCCTTGCCGGAGCAAGAGGAGAAAAGCCAGTTGACATCGATGCCCTTGCGGATATAATTGTCAAAGTTGGAGAATTAGCCTTAGAGCTTCCAGAGATCAAGGAGCTTGACATAAACCCCATCTTCGCTTACGAAGACAGTGCAGTTGCAGTTGATGCTAGAATGCTCCTTTGA
- a CDS encoding DUF1699 family protein, which produces MRVEIKARNNDELLRKIEEKLNRDVTEVYINLRPTKIILVKILERAPNVKVIGCPPSLYPKVSKKIIKALNQMGIKLVPMNHARGRPKKYDPATLKLIEELIKSGKTPREISEELNIPLRTVYYIINGR; this is translated from the coding sequence ATGAGGGTTGAGATAAAGGCGAGAAATAATGATGAGCTCTTAAGAAAAATAGAGGAGAAGCTTAATAGGGATGTCACTGAGGTTTACATAAATCTCAGACCAACCAAGATAATCCTTGTGAAGATACTTGAGAGGGCTCCAAATGTGAAAGTCATCGGATGCCCTCCGAGTTTGTATCCAAAGGTTTCCAAAAAAATCATTAAAGCACTTAACCAAATGGGAATCAAGCTTGTCCCTATGAACCACGCCCGAGGAAGACCTAAAAAGTATGATCCGGCTACATTAAAACTTATTGAAGAGCTCATTAAAAGCGGAAAAACGCCTAGGGAGATAAGTGAAGAACTTAACATCCCTCTGAGGACCGTCTACTACATAATAAACGGGCGGTAG
- a CDS encoding DUF530 family protein produces MTTTEELIAQINRVLDDIKINMGRLFENFDPLYLAFNLNRNLGFLKDLEEELSRRVGETLSYTMSSKRERDPHIRRILLRNHYRMLTLERLRTAITAHKMALATIESNYTFYKGKKIIEVKDITNKEELNSIRISEKPIKLGRMEILPHLAYSGDVLRILGQKSNKTRDTFKEIKSKLKEKGQVQRKGMRIEVEYWQGGRLKKERVELPVDADIDGELKKRFGRKFRWRLLTYVKTKGVLINSHYTIDNLSLAYASLYPEDGAKILALDLFRYYYLTSEKERETIGLYPQIRPCIDCHYSIFDLPFMDEPEFRTGFGSMLIIKKCEIETLLSGKRSEISNIPNYLLGGVILYGVSPFDEEKVSKLLGIDEEELKEAIEKFVLSGLHMALFEDTSKFEKFMPKSDKAKQFLELLQG; encoded by the coding sequence ATGACGACAACTGAGGAGCTTATAGCACAGATAAATAGGGTTTTGGACGATATAAAAATAAACATGGGCAGGTTATTTGAGAATTTCGACCCTCTTTATTTAGCTTTTAATTTAAACCGCAATCTTGGCTTCCTTAAAGATTTGGAAGAAGAACTTTCCCGTAGAGTTGGTGAGACGCTCTCTTATACAATGTCAAGTAAAAGGGAACGAGATCCTCATATCAGAAGAATTCTGCTGAGAAATCACTACCGCATGCTAACCCTTGAACGGCTTAGAACGGCAATAACAGCCCATAAAATGGCCCTTGCTACAATAGAATCCAATTATACATTTTACAAAGGGAAGAAAATTATTGAAGTTAAAGACATCACTAACAAGGAAGAACTCAACTCAATAAGAATCTCTGAAAAGCCCATTAAGCTTGGAAGAATGGAAATATTGCCTCATTTGGCTTACTCTGGTGATGTTCTTAGAATTCTGGGGCAAAAGAGCAACAAAACTAGAGATACTTTTAAGGAGATAAAGTCCAAGCTCAAGGAAAAAGGTCAGGTTCAAAGAAAGGGGATGAGAATAGAGGTGGAGTACTGGCAGGGAGGAAGGTTAAAGAAAGAAAGAGTTGAGCTCCCTGTAGATGCCGATATAGACGGGGAACTCAAGAAGCGCTTTGGTCGAAAATTCAGATGGAGGCTCTTAACCTATGTGAAAACTAAGGGCGTTTTAATAAACAGTCACTACACCATAGACAACCTATCACTCGCCTATGCTTCCCTATATCCCGAAGACGGGGCTAAAATTCTTGCCTTAGATTTATTCAGATATTACTACCTAACCTCTGAAAAAGAGAGAGAAACTATTGGCCTATACCCCCAAATAAGGCCTTGTATAGATTGCCATTACTCAATCTTCGATCTGCCGTTTATGGATGAGCCAGAGTTCCGTACTGGATTTGGCAGTATGCTTATTATTAAGAAATGTGAAATTGAGACTCTCTTAAGCGGGAAGAGGAGCGAGATTTCGAACATCCCCAACTACCTTTTGGGCGGAGTTATTCTGTATGGAGTTAGCCCCTTTGATGAAGAAAAAGTGAGTAAGCTGCTTGGGATAGATGAAGAAGAACTCAAAGAAGCTATAGAGAAGTTTGTACTCTCTGGCTTACACATGGCGCTATTTGAGGATACAAGCAAATTTGAGAAGTTTATGCCAAAGAGTGATAAGGCAAAACAATTTTTGGAGCTCCTCCAAGGGTGA
- a CDS encoding serine protein kinase RIO yields MKIQDIDKEISQILGLEERREKDSELYKVFSEVFDRTTVNTLSYFHRRGNIEKLLGVISTGKEANVFRGIDADGNPIAVKIYRTYTTEFRRIWEYLAADPRIGYLPKDIRKLVFVWTRREFKNLQRAMKYAVRAPEPIAFSNNVLIMEFIGDEYPAPRLKDVEKELTKEEFEELYNFAMDSIEKLWKRGDMVHGDLSEYNILIWDKPVIIDWSQATVKRNRMALSLLYRDLRNVINYFAKKGVAVDNLEEKFRELAGD; encoded by the coding sequence ATGAAAATCCAAGACATAGATAAAGAGATATCGCAGATTCTAGGATTAGAAGAGCGTAGGGAAAAGGATAGTGAGCTCTATAAAGTGTTTAGTGAAGTATTTGACAGGACAACTGTTAACACCCTTTCCTACTTCCATCGAAGGGGAAACATAGAAAAACTGCTTGGTGTGATTTCAACGGGAAAAGAGGCGAATGTGTTTAGAGGTATCGATGCCGATGGCAATCCTATTGCTGTTAAAATCTATCGCACCTATACAACCGAATTTAGGAGAATATGGGAGTATTTAGCAGCGGATCCAAGAATTGGCTATCTACCAAAAGACATCAGAAAGCTGGTCTTTGTATGGACTAGGAGGGAATTTAAAAATCTCCAGAGGGCAATGAAATACGCTGTTAGGGCTCCAGAACCAATAGCATTTAGCAATAACGTTCTCATAATGGAGTTCATCGGGGATGAATACCCCGCTCCAAGATTAAAAGACGTGGAAAAAGAACTCACTAAAGAAGAATTTGAAGAGCTCTATAACTTTGCTATGGATTCAATTGAAAAGCTCTGGAAGAGAGGAGATATGGTTCACGGTGATCTCAGTGAGTATAACATCCTAATCTGGGATAAGCCTGTAATAATTGACTGGTCTCAGGCAACGGTGAAGAGGAATAGAATGGCGCTCTCACTGCTCTATCGTGATTTAAGAAATGTCATCAATTACTTCGCTAAAAAGGGAGTGGCGGTTGATAATCTTGAAGAAAAGTTTAGAGAGCTAGCGGGTGATTGA
- a CDS encoding DUF4129 domain-containing protein gives MRQILPFLLMLLLFAVLFRATVEHGQSTFNIEVIYILWAALFFGLLAYSVWFLFEKGIPLQSVKKRKRTKGDYLRELVIILAIVIALRALFSRRVEPYRGVQAPIIKYPKFSFFNDTFKITYEPLPGYAYLAPIFVFALILVLLFITRRRKPEKLEIAKFDPEITFDSIEGSPEERIIKMYKNVVAGLIRKGYPYQKSWTHWEHEDKLRDIFEDLEDLDKLTRVFEKAKYGYRLNREDITVAKESYEKLMRFLR, from the coding sequence ATGAGGCAAATACTGCCATTTTTGCTTATGTTGTTGCTCTTTGCCGTGCTCTTTAGGGCTACTGTGGAACATGGACAAAGCACCTTCAACATCGAAGTGATTTACATCCTGTGGGCAGCACTATTTTTTGGACTTCTTGCCTATTCAGTATGGTTTCTTTTCGAGAAGGGTATCCCTCTGCAGTCAGTTAAAAAAAGAAAGCGAACAAAAGGAGATTATCTCCGAGAGCTTGTAATTATTTTGGCGATTGTAATAGCTCTGAGGGCTCTTTTCAGCAGGAGGGTTGAGCCTTATAGGGGCGTTCAAGCGCCTATAATAAAATACCCGAAGTTCAGCTTTTTTAATGATACTTTCAAAATAACTTATGAACCCCTTCCAGGCTATGCTTATCTTGCCCCAATTTTCGTTTTTGCCCTTATCCTTGTTCTTCTTTTTATAACTAGAAGAAGGAAACCAGAAAAACTTGAGATTGCCAAATTTGATCCTGAGATAACTTTTGACTCAATTGAAGGGAGTCCCGAGGAAAGAATAATCAAAATGTACAAAAACGTCGTTGCGGGGTTAATAAGGAAAGGTTATCCCTATCAAAAAAGCTGGACCCACTGGGAGCATGAGGACAAGCTAAGGGATATTTTTGAGGATTTGGAGGATTTGGATAAACTTACCCGCGTGTTTGAGAAAGCAAAATACGGGTATCGACTCAACAGGGAAGATATTACTGTAGCAAAAGAAAGTTACGAGAAGCTTATGAGATTTTTGAGATAA
- the top6B gene encoding DNA topoisomerase VI subunit B — protein sequence MANSEANKLFKEFKIQSVSEFFRRNAAMLGYTGKLRSFTTLIHEAVTNSLDACEEAGILPYVRVEIEELGNEHYKIIVEDNGPGIPEKFIAHVFGKMLAGTKAHRNIQSRGQQGIGISGAVMFAQITSGKATRVITSTGGDEIIEAWVGIDVEKNEGKIFKKIKHPNPTGWRGTRIEMEVKEVRYIRSKQGPYWYLKLTAIANPHAHIELIEPDGKLIVFPRSSEEVPEPPEEMKPHPKGVMTDDVYRMARRTTRTTVRTFLIGEFSRISDKKIDELVKYITALRLIKEEEEQNVREQLLKRLAEGEVDRVLASFGKKAKKVLREVRKIMEKSPDKLTWHEAEEIVEAFKYMTFLAPPTHGLRPIGEENIEKGLLGILKPEFVTAVTRPPKVYRGGIPFQVEVGLAFGGELSSGFDLLRYANRVPLLFDAGSCVITSAARNIDWKRYRVDDLERTPLVLLVNVISVHVPYTSTGKQSVASEEEIYEEIRLAVMEVARRLAKYLGGKHRKLYQVKRRKTFEKYVPEISRALSILTGEPEDTIKTLLIKIIEKKFETIEEKPLEAEENA from the coding sequence ATGGCGAATTCTGAAGCAAACAAGCTGTTTAAAGAGTTTAAAATCCAGAGTGTCAGTGAGTTCTTTAGAAGAAATGCCGCAATGCTTGGCTATACTGGAAAACTGCGCTCCTTTACGACTCTTATCCACGAAGCGGTAACAAACTCTTTGGACGCTTGCGAGGAAGCTGGTATCCTGCCTTACGTTAGAGTCGAGATAGAAGAACTTGGAAATGAGCACTATAAAATAATCGTTGAAGACAACGGCCCTGGAATTCCAGAAAAGTTCATAGCACATGTCTTTGGTAAAATGCTTGCTGGTACAAAGGCTCATAGAAATATTCAAAGCAGGGGTCAGCAGGGTATTGGTATTAGCGGTGCCGTAATGTTTGCTCAAATCACCAGTGGAAAAGCCACCAGAGTTATAACCTCCACTGGTGGTGATGAGATAATAGAAGCTTGGGTCGGCATAGATGTGGAAAAAAACGAAGGAAAAATTTTCAAAAAGATAAAACACCCCAACCCTACGGGATGGAGGGGAACGAGAATAGAAATGGAAGTTAAGGAAGTTCGTTACATCCGCTCCAAGCAGGGCCCTTACTGGTATCTTAAGCTTACCGCGATAGCTAATCCTCATGCCCATATTGAACTTATAGAGCCTGATGGAAAGTTGATAGTCTTTCCGAGAAGCAGTGAAGAAGTTCCAGAGCCTCCGGAGGAGATGAAACCCCACCCAAAGGGAGTAATGACAGATGATGTTTACAGAATGGCCAGAAGAACGACAAGAACAACAGTGAGGACTTTTCTTATAGGGGAGTTTTCAAGAATAAGCGACAAAAAAATAGACGAGCTTGTAAAATATATAACCGCATTGAGGCTTATAAAGGAAGAAGAGGAACAGAATGTCAGGGAACAACTCTTAAAAAGGCTCGCTGAGGGAGAGGTCGATAGAGTACTCGCAAGTTTTGGAAAGAAAGCTAAAAAAGTTCTCAGAGAAGTCAGAAAAATTATGGAAAAGTCTCCGGATAAGCTCACTTGGCACGAGGCTGAAGAAATTGTAGAAGCGTTTAAGTACATGACATTTTTAGCTCCCCCAACCCATGGATTAAGACCAATTGGAGAGGAAAACATAGAAAAAGGACTTTTAGGAATTTTAAAGCCAGAGTTCGTAACCGCCGTAACAAGACCTCCCAAAGTCTATCGTGGTGGAATTCCTTTCCAAGTAGAAGTGGGCTTGGCATTTGGGGGAGAGCTGAGCAGTGGTTTTGACCTTCTTAGATACGCTAACAGGGTTCCTCTGCTCTTTGATGCCGGTTCGTGTGTTATAACCTCCGCAGCAAGAAATATCGATTGGAAGAGATATAGAGTGGATGATCTCGAAAGAACGCCGCTGGTGCTTTTGGTTAATGTAATCAGTGTGCACGTTCCCTACACCTCTACAGGAAAGCAAAGCGTCGCCAGTGAAGAGGAGATATACGAAGAAATAAGACTTGCTGTAATGGAAGTTGCGAGAAGACTTGCTAAATATCTTGGAGGAAAACACCGCAAGCTCTACCAGGTGAAAAGAAGGAAGACGTTTGAGAAGTACGTTCCCGAGATAAGTAGAGCTTTGAGCATTCTAACCGGAGAGCCTGAAGACACAATAAAAACCCTTCTGATAAAGATTATTGAAAAGAAATTTGAAACCATAGAAGAAAAGCCACTGGAGGCTGAGGAGAATGCTTAA
- a CDS encoding KH domain-containing protein produces MDEFEEKLKKYEYVDKEGEKKESFEIEEFEALGEQEEFVRIPKERIGVVIGKKGETKKKIEEATKTKIEVDSQTGEVFITSTEKTDDPLAVWKARDIVLAIGRGFSPERAFRLLNEGEVLEVVDLTDVVVGNEKNALPRVRGRIIGRKGRTREIIEEMSGTDISVYGKTVAIIGNPIQVQIAKTAIEKLAKGSPHGTVYKYLERRKKDLELEGGMYYGEF; encoded by the coding sequence ATGGATGAGTTTGAAGAGAAGCTGAAAAAGTATGAGTATGTAGACAAAGAGGGAGAAAAAAAGGAGTCCTTTGAAATTGAGGAGTTTGAGGCCCTAGGCGAGCAGGAAGAGTTTGTGAGGATTCCTAAAGAGAGAATTGGAGTAGTTATAGGGAAAAAGGGCGAGACAAAGAAAAAGATTGAAGAGGCGACAAAAACCAAGATAGAGGTAGACAGTCAAACAGGGGAGGTATTTATCACTTCCACAGAAAAAACTGACGATCCTTTGGCAGTATGGAAAGCGAGAGATATTGTGTTGGCTATTGGAAGGGGCTTCTCTCCAGAGAGGGCATTCAGACTGCTTAACGAAGGTGAGGTTCTTGAAGTCGTTGACCTGACAGATGTTGTTGTAGGGAATGAGAAGAATGCCCTTCCAAGGGTTAGAGGGAGAATAATTGGTAGAAAGGGTAGGACAAGGGAGATAATCGAAGAAATGAGTGGGACAGACATAAGTGTCTATGGAAAGACCGTTGCTATCATTGGAAACCCAATTCAAGTCCAAATAGCCAAAACGGCTATTGAAAAGCTCGCCAAAGGTTCCCCCCACGGAACCGTTTACAAATATCTTGAAAGAAGAAAAAAGGATTTAGAGCTTGAGGGAGGCATGTATTATGGCGAATTCTGA
- a CDS encoding DNA topoisomerase IV subunit A produces MLKREKPKERFSYDPKKVLQKLEEFGKEVLEEIKAGRNPFIDVPTRGLSNVYFDEKDRLIKMGNKTSRRYLFHVAHARKFMQTLLIAAYIKRLVAEGKHASLREAYYANKHTIPGTKENTFEDQSESDPIIEDLERMFGVLREEMHITADRRGYVYGDIVIKDGEDEFNASKLGMGGWAVPGTVEHIEFPEINVDYVLVVETAAMADRLIEEKYPKKEKALIVATQGQASRGVRRLIHRLHYEEGLPIIVFTDGDPYGWYIYSTIKQGSINLAYLSEKLATPEAKFVGMTMDDIKKYGLENVTEKLKGIPPNKKGGPTGDYKRIIEEMNYPWFQNKEWQRQLKLALKWGVRIEQQALANKSLEFVARKYLPEKIANEELLP; encoded by the coding sequence ATGCTTAAACGTGAGAAGCCTAAGGAACGCTTCAGCTACGATCCTAAGAAAGTCCTTCAAAAGCTTGAGGAATTCGGAAAAGAAGTTCTCGAAGAAATAAAAGCGGGTAGAAATCCCTTTATAGATGTTCCTACAAGAGGCCTCAGCAACGTTTATTTCGATGAAAAAGATCGCTTAATTAAAATGGGCAACAAGACCTCAAGGAGGTACCTCTTTCACGTTGCCCATGCTAGGAAATTTATGCAGACGCTCTTGATAGCGGCATACATAAAGAGATTGGTTGCTGAGGGTAAGCACGCAAGCTTGAGAGAAGCCTATTATGCAAACAAACACACAATCCCCGGTACGAAGGAAAACACCTTCGAAGATCAGAGCGAGAGCGATCCCATAATAGAGGATCTGGAGAGAATGTTCGGTGTTTTGAGAGAGGAAATGCACATAACTGCAGACAGAAGAGGATATGTTTATGGTGATATTGTTATTAAGGACGGAGAAGATGAGTTCAACGCGTCAAAGCTCGGTATGGGTGGATGGGCAGTCCCCGGAACCGTGGAGCATATAGAGTTCCCAGAAATTAATGTGGACTATGTCCTTGTAGTAGAGACTGCCGCTATGGCGGACAGGCTTATAGAAGAAAAGTACCCGAAGAAGGAGAAAGCTCTCATAGTGGCTACCCAGGGACAGGCTTCAAGAGGCGTTAGGAGGCTCATTCACAGGCTTCACTACGAGGAAGGTTTGCCGATAATTGTCTTTACTGACGGTGACCCTTATGGATGGTACATCTACTCTACAATCAAGCAGGGATCAATAAACCTCGCTTATCTCAGTGAAAAGCTTGCAACGCCGGAGGCAAAGTTTGTTGGCATGACGATGGACGACATTAAGAAATACGGTCTTGAAAACGTTACAGAAAAGCTCAAGGGAATTCCGCCAAACAAGAAAGGTGGTCCAACCGGGGATTACAAGCGTATTATAGAGGAGATGAACTACCCATGGTTCCAGAACAAGGAATGGCAGAGACAGCTTAAATTGGCACTCAAGTGGGGGGTTAGGATTGAACAGCAGGCTCTGGCAAACAAGAGTTTGGAGTTCGTTGCGAGAAAATATCTCCCCGAAAAAATTGCCAATGAGGAACTCCTGCCATGA
- the eif1A gene encoding translation initiation factor eIF-1A: MFMPRNDKNRTVEGEEVIRVPLPKDNQVFGIVEQALGSGWMDVRCSDGKVRRCRIPGKLRRRMWIRVGDVVIVQPWEVQSDERGDIVYRYTKTQVDWLIRKNKITQDFLTGGLTL, encoded by the coding sequence ATGTTCATGCCAAGAAACGATAAAAATAGAACTGTTGAAGGGGAGGAAGTCATTAGAGTTCCCCTCCCAAAGGATAACCAAGTGTTCGGAATAGTAGAGCAGGCTCTAGGCTCAGGATGGATGGATGTTAGATGCTCGGATGGAAAGGTTAGAAGGTGCAGAATACCGGGGAAGCTGAGAAGGAGAATGTGGATTAGAGTTGGGGATGTGGTTATAGTCCAACCCTGGGAAGTGCAAAGCGACGAAAGGGGAGACATAGTTTATCGCTATACGAAGACCCAAGTCGACTGGCTTATCAGGAAGAACAAGATCACTCAGGATTTCCTTACCGGCGGCTTAACTCTGTGA
- a CDS encoding GTP cyclohydrolase IV — MFETQEEIPEIKERLHRVGITNLRTIARINWKGKLYTFIPTFEITIDVPEEKKGIHMSRLVESITETMSEAVEEEVKEAHTSLEELGLAVIKRLEGKHPHKRAEVWIKTQLIMERETPASKKISLETYDVEVGVIKEPGQVEKVLRVKVIGNTACPHAMANNQGKTHIQRAVATLEIRTDYNEEIALEDMIDVVESSFSSPTYTLLKTIDENAVVQNMYSNPKFVEDVAREIIFKAKQKFKGKIHVKVVSHESIHKHDVIAETWY; from the coding sequence ATGTTCGAGACTCAAGAAGAGATTCCAGAGATCAAAGAGAGACTTCACAGAGTTGGTATAACAAACTTGAGAACAATAGCGAGAATAAACTGGAAAGGTAAGCTTTACACCTTTATCCCGACATTTGAGATCACGATAGACGTTCCTGAGGAAAAGAAAGGCATCCACATGAGCAGGCTTGTTGAAAGCATCACCGAAACAATGAGTGAGGCCGTTGAGGAGGAAGTGAAAGAAGCACACACTTCTCTTGAAGAACTTGGTCTCGCGGTGATAAAGAGGTTGGAAGGAAAGCATCCCCATAAGAGGGCTGAAGTGTGGATTAAAACACAGCTTATCATGGAGAGGGAAACACCTGCCAGCAAAAAAATCAGCCTTGAGACGTATGATGTTGAGGTTGGGGTAATAAAAGAGCCCGGGCAAGTTGAGAAAGTTTTAAGGGTTAAGGTAATTGGAAACACCGCTTGTCCACACGCGATGGCTAACAATCAAGGGAAAACCCACATCCAGAGAGCAGTTGCGACACTCGAAATAAGAACAGACTACAATGAGGAAATAGCCCTAGAAGATATGATAGATGTGGTAGAGAGTTCTTTTAGCTCCCCGACATATACCTTATTGAAGACCATTGATGAGAACGCAGTTGTTCAGAATATGTACTCAAATCCAAAATTCGTGGAAGATGTTGCGAGAGAGATAATATTCAAGGCAAAGCAGAAATTTAAGGGCAAAATCCACGTAAAGGTTGTAAGTCATGAAAGCATACACAAGCATGATGTTATAGCTGAAACCTGGTATTGA